The genomic interval ATTGTAACATTGGTTAGTTCTTCTGGCAATATAAGCCCAGATGCGGCTTGAGCCTTTCTTGGGCATGACatgttttacttttacttttacgGATATCTCATCTTTAAAACCTAAATCCTAGGTTCTAATATGCTGTTTAGGTGTCATCATTTGTAAGTTGAGAACCATTTATGAGTTATGGTAATGGAGTGACAAACTTACTGGCGCAAAAATTCGAAAATCATAATAGTTGTGTGTTTGACAGTGCACATCACAAGATCTTAGAAGAAACTTATGATAACaaggttttcttctttttttttttttttaatattgttagcATATTCAAAGCTTTTAATAGAATATTTGGGTCACGTTCTTCAGGTCTGTTCCATGTTTTGAGTCTGGAATTCAACATGTCAATAACCCAACAAACCTGACCTGATCTACTTAGTTTATCACAATTACTTACCCTAACTTCCTCCCGTCTCTCACTAAGCCTCTTATCGCCATTCCTGACAAAGGTATCATTGGATTTGCATGATGCCGATGTGTCTAATTCGACTCTAGTCTCATTGATCCCCTCCACCGAGTTCGAGTCACTCCGCTGATTAGTGCAACATGTCCAACATGCCTTCATTGCCTTGCAGATTTGCTCTTCCTTCACCACTTCACACAAGTGGCTCCCTCATATGGTAGGTTTGGGATATTGGTTACCCGACCGTCAATCTAGTCGAGGGGGATGGTTCGATTTGGTTTAGTGATTGATCACAAGTGTTGGTCTGTTAGTTGATGGCCATCGTTTCTTTGGTCGATAAGGGTTGAAAATTGACTAGAGGAATTCTACCAATAATTATTTAGGGAaggtttgggggtgagatgagaattttgtgttttgttttgaagtttaaaatattatgttttaatattattattgttttgggatttgaaaaatgtgtattgggatttgaaaaagttgaattgtttattatattttgtatggggatttgaaaaggtgtaatgatgagatgagatgagatgaaaattttgtgttttgtcttgtgccccaaacctgcccttagaatCTCTTCTTGTAGGGAGGCATTCGTGGTTTTGAACATTAAAGGGTTACCAATGGCAATCCACTATGGAGGATTAAACCAATCAttcttctcttgtatacttcctgtttATCACAATGCTTAGCTTGAAATTAGTCtcatctcttgtatacttcatgtgtacctTGGCcatgcctaattatgtggattaatatattcttcttacttttcaaaaaaaagaaaattcaggcATTCTTCTCTTAAAGgttttttgaattctttttatTCTTCCCTTAAACGAGATGTTCCTCCTATGTATTCCCTTTGTGTACATGGGTTATCCCCTAGTGCtctttaggccccgtttggataagCAGGTGGTCTTGTCTCATCcaatctcaacatccaaatactactaaaacacaaacactttgcaatttctctttcatactttttcatctaaacattactaatcattacaactttcccaaaattccatataaaacacaaaaaataattcaatattttcaaatcctagaacaaaaattttaattttttctctcttttttcccaaaactcaaagaaaatcttaactcaaactatttcactactatttacaaaccatctcattactattcacagatttctcatctcatctcatctgactaTCTAAACAAGGCATTAGTAAAATGCAATgtctttacttataaaaaaaaaaaaaaattatcaaatcttatttttttactacatTGATGTAGATCTATTGGATTCTTGCACATTGCTTCTTCCTATAAGAACTAAACCTTTTCAACATGAAAATCACGTTATTTAAGTTTATGACTTATTTAGTACTCAAAGGAAGCAATCCTAAAGCTTGTAGAAAACTCTAGAAACACTGGATCTTGACATAAATATGAATTTCTTTGTAGAACTTTATTTAAGTCCCttctttttacttatatataaaaaaataattatttaagtccCTTTTAGGTAAataggtaaaaaatatatattttaacccTAGATTGCTTATAAGATCTTTGAAACCATTTTTGTTTCAATAGGGTGTCTCATGTTGGCTTCACGCTTGGAAAGCTCTGAATTTCCTAAACTAAAAGTCACTATTAAGACAATAACTTTTGACCCTTCTTAATGGATGTGCACTTGGAGTCTGACATTTTGTGATCAAAAGTATAAGGATCTTTGGTGTAAGCTTGACAGCTTGTATTTAGAGACAGGATTCTTGGAACATTTTCTTGTAATCTTCTGGATTTTGTAAATGTCTATAGAAGAAATGGGGGATAATTAGAGTTTTTCCTTCTTTATATTTCCTTCTTGTCATGCAGACTTTTTGGTCCACATTGTTCatgcttatttttctttcttttaaatgtCTCGGACTCATTTCCTCAGGATGGGCTTGTGAAGATAGAGCTCCTGTGATAACTTAGTGtggtcatatttttttatctgtatatatttttatgtcatttaaaggcatttgatttttaaatcatatatttGGCAGACTAAAACACCTATAAGAGTggtattttttgtttggacaaccACCTTGGGGAATATCCTCATCATGTATTAACTTCGGGAAACGTCATATCATCATGATTGATTGGCACTGTATCCGGAGGAAGATTGAGGAATCTATAGACCACTTTTTACTACATTGTAAGGTTGTTAGAGCCCTGTGGAATGACTTCTTTAGTAGAGTTGGGATGACTTCAATTATGCTTAGAAGGATGGTAGATCTCTTTGCAAACTGGAGAGGGTTATATGGAAGCTCTCAAATTgtagcagtgtggaagatgactcCCTATCTGTCTGGTGTGATATATTTGAAGGGAATGGTAGAAATTTTGAGGTTCTTAACCTAACGatggaaaaatttaaaaccttctTCAATACTCTATATTTCTTCGGGAACCGCAATAGATTTTAAAGGGCTGAGTTTTCATGATTCGATTGTATTTTGTTATGTTTAATTAtgtgttctcttgtatacataCAGTGTACTTGGGGTAATTCTGTTGCATTTGTACTATTAGGGGTACTTTACTCTGGCTTGAAAGCAAGGTTGTCAATTTCTAGGTGGTCCTTGTTACATTTTACATGTACAATTGCAGACCATTTCTACTACAGAGTTGAATGGAACATTGTGGGAGCTGTTAGGCTTGTCACTAGGGCATATTCTTTCTTGTGCACCCTTTTTCTATTGGcttattttttctctaaaaataggaaaatatagTTAAGActtaatgaaattgtttgttttttcatgAAGGTCTACAAACTTAGACTCATGGACTCCTGAGCAGCTGAAAATGATGACTTTTGGGGGAAACAATCGTGCACAGGTTTTCTTTAAGCAGCATGGATGGACTGATGGGGGCAAAATTGAAGCTAAATATACATCAAGAGCTGCCGACTTATATAGGCAAATCCTTTCAAAGGAAGTTGCTAAAAGTTTGGCAGAAGAGACAGGTTTACCATCATCATCCGTTTCTTCTGAGTCAACACAAGCTGCTTATGGACTCCCTGATGTCAAGACAAGTGAAGCTCCAAAAGAGAACGCTTTATCAAGGCAAGATGTACCCGATACATCTGCCTTGCCTAAAGCTCCTCATGCAGTTGCTACCAGTACTGTTAAGAAGCCTCTCGGTGCAAAGAAAATTGGGAAGACTGGGCTTGGTGCTAGAAAGCTTACTATGAAGGTAGAGATGTATTGATGTGCCTCTGTGAACAGCCTTAGAAGTATTTTGTGGTCTGGTTTCTTCTGCCTGATCATCCTAGATTAATTAAAATGCTTCTGTTAACAAAATATTCTCTTTCAAATGCAGTCAAGCGAAAGTCTCTATGATCAGAAGCCTGAGGAACCAGCTATTCCAGTTTCCTCCACAAATAGCACTCCAACAGCTGGCTCATCTTTTGCATCGCGCTTTGAATATCTTGAAAATGTCCAATCTGCTGAGAATAGCTCCAGTGGGCCTCACATGATCAGCCATGTATCTCCACCAAAGTCTTCAAGCTTCTTTACAGATTTTGGAATGGATAGCGGTTTTCCAAAGAAAGCTGGCTCAAGTTCCTCAAAAGTGCAAGTATGCTACATAAGCATGCTATATATGAAACTTTTCTGTGGTTATCATTACTTATGTGTGGATCATGCTCATCTGGTTGACATAATTTTAATCAAGAAGTTAAGAACAGTAGCTGTGAAGAAAGGTTTCTAGGCCCAGTTTTTAGATAGGTTATGATGCAAAGATTCAGACCAGTGCCATCTTAGACACTAAAGTTACGCCAACATAACTATACAGAAAGACTATTGCACTATACTCTTAACGCATGCAGGCTGCCCccctttttttcccttaaaccCAGAGATAAAGAAGCACATATCTACATTATATGTTCCTGACTATCTATGTTATCATTACTTCTTAATTTTTACGTTCATTAATGTGGTCAAATTTGCTTTTACATGTTTAAAAGTcgttagaaattttcttttatgctaTGAAGTTGGCCTTCGTTACCAAATAGGACAAGTCAGTGTCTGAATGTATCCACAGTAAGATCCATGTCCATGAATGAGTGTCTGAAACTAAATCTATACCAAAGAGATGTCCAATTATTGTTTGTATGAATGTCCAATCACCACATTATTGTTGTCAGCTCAACAATTTCTATGGGAAAGAGTCCTTAGTTACTTGGTAGCTGAGTCGGTTTGTCATATTGGATGTTTCGCTCATTTGCTGGAAGTTGTAAAGTCTAAATGAAACTCAGTGCagcattactttaaaaaaaaaaagaaactaaaaactcaGTCCAGCATCAAGACATGTCTAGTTTTGTGATGTTATTTGTATTTGGTTGCACTAATTTACTCACATCTTCATTGAAATTTGTTGGTATGGAATGTAGTATGTCGAATATATGGAAGTAGGGTTTTCATTTTCTCTATCGCTGTGTGCAACTCTTTGGGCATCATCACAAACTTCATTTacaagctaatatatatatcctctaaAATGGGTTACTTTTTAAGATATGAATCatcttcatttcaaattttcacttgAATTGGATAGTATCGATTTAATCCTCTTCATTACTTGAGGCATGCATATATCCTCGTTTATCCcttcttaattatttattctCTTACACTACTATTGTCCTTAGATTCAGGAAACTGATGAAGCAAGGAAGAAGTTTTCAAATGCGAAATCTATTTCATCTGCCCAATTCTTTGGGGATCAGAACAAGGCTACTGACGTAGATGCTCAAGCATCTTTGCAGAAGTTCTCAGTGCGTGTCCTTACCAAGACATACTTAAATATTATCTTCTGAATTGGGACTTAGGGGaatcttttagatttttgaaTGTTTAATCTTGTTTTGGGTTTTTACATTATATGCTTATATATCCTGTCCCTGTTCCCTCCCATATTGAGggaatatgaataaaaaaataaaatagagaaacatatttcttagctttgatGAAGCTAACTTTTTGTGGTTATGCAAAGAAAGTGCTTCTTAATAACATGACACAGGAAAGGATGAACTACTGATGATAAATTAATCTGCTTTGCCATTTTAACCTGCTTTGATGAAATATCCTGATATGAAGTAATTGATTTAATGCATGGAactttttgttatgaaaatggtTGAGAATATGTAAGTAGAATTTTTTCCTATGCAATTGGGTTTTTAGCTAGGAAGATATATATGGATTCTGGATTTTGTATTAATTGTTTTCTTGTTAATTGCAGGGTTCAACTGCCATTTCCAGTTCTGATCTTTTCGGTGACAGAACAGATCATTCCATTGATCTTACTAATGACCTCATCAATCGACTCTCTTTCCAGGTAGGCCTTGCAACTCACTGCATTTTTCACTGTTTACTTGCATTATTCTTGATCAGCTTCAGAGATTCACCGGAACGTTCACGATGTCATCCTTTACATTTACGTTTTCTCCTTTTGAATGACACTGATATGGCTCCAACCCCCCCCAGGCACAACAGGATATTTCCAACCTTAAAAACATTGCGGGAGAGACCGGGAAGAAACTCAGTTCATTGGCATCCAATTTAATAACAGATCTTCAAGACCGAATCCTAtgatactaatatttttatggcggaaacaaaaacaaaagttgaggAGTTTATTACCGTACCAACCAAATGTTTAGTGAATGTAAAACGCATTCATTGTAAAAATTTTCAGAAGACAATAAGATGTTAGGACTCTCCAGGCTTGTGACATGCTGGTGCTATTATATTGTTAGTGCAGGTATTTTGAGACTGACTGTGTCTAAGCTTGTATGCAAACCTCAGTTAGCTTTCCTGCTCTCTGTATAAGAAGTGTTTTTGAGTCGAGACAATATATCACCTTTTTCTTCAGATACTGAAGTTGGAAAATTTAGTACATTTTACTCGAACAATTTATCTGtgcatgttaaaaaaatgtataattttttggCTTTTCTTCTCTTATGCAGTCTttgttttaaggaaaataaataaattttacgaGTGGTGCTAGAGAGCAACCATTGTAACTGTGCACACACTACATGGCTGATTCtcatccttttatttatttttttgtgcaaaacGTAGATGGCttctcatctccctctctccatcgtctctcatcaactctctcattagcgtctctctctctcatcagcatgtttctctctcatcatcttctctctccctctctcctcgactctctctctcatccttcatcatctctctctcatctcggttctctctctcatcgactctctctctcatatctctaattttaaatttaagagaTGTGTAGTTTAGATGATGtcatatattgtaaaaaaatgactGCTCTCAACAGTAACTACTCcgaataatatttcaaattttacacTAGTTTGGAATGATTGGGAGTTTGAGACGCTCTAAAATCCATCAAATCGATTGGACTGCACTAAAGAAGTTTAGGATTGGAGCCTTCCAATGGGAACCGCCCAATAGACTACACCTTGCTCTGAACCTCAAATTGGGATCGAGGTTGTAGCGGCTGAGAAGCTCAATGATTGGTTTAGCTTAACTTGTATGAGTTCATATAAAcctaataacttttttatttatatttttttaatattattttcaattttgtagTGAGAATGTgttaatgagtaatgttacatacagtcataGAATGCGCAAACGCTAACAATTGTTTTGAATAAGAGTAgtgtctattattaaaaaattaattttttttatgtgagtctcatattaactcattttttttaaagagattgtgTAACACTTACACACTTCacaattgcaaatatcatttctttatgttaagtataatagtaattaaacaaatatgaaaaaagaatcatttttctaatttacaaAATCCCAAACTTTGCttgttgaaattaaataaagttacaagatataatataaataattttcaagaatGGAACTTTACTCTTATGAAGCTACGTACTCCTATGAAGATTTTTCTAATAAAGTCACAACATAGACTCTCAagttattagtattttaattttcgAAATAAGGTAAAAATGAAACCTAGAAAGTCATaacattttcttattatatctttatttttcataatcGTTCTTTATTCTCCCATTTACACTTTTATAGATAAAAcgtgaaaattttataatattattagaatattttattttagtgaaaagaaaaatagttatGTTAAGAATCTTTCAAAACATGATAGAggataaaaatttcaaaaaacaattaaaggatgaatgattttttatcatctttattttctttttaatttttctttgagCTATTCATGTCATTTTGGCAACAGAAAGATATTGtgttcatattaatatatgagaaatattaaaatatccgAGAATTTATAGAAGGCAAATAGTTTATAGAAGTTTATAGCGTTTAAAATCCAtgtagatattaaaaaaaattataatccatattaaaaattcacttttttttgtttatttcactttttttaaaagagatttAAATGCACTATGcttatatcattactctttacaAGGtatctattactatatataaaagtgaagTCATGTGACTCCGACGTGACATTCTATCCATAAAAGTAGGCTATTGTTGacaataattataataacaaatagaatattgaagtgttatgtttataaagcagtaatcattttaaaaataatgtttcattataaactgttgtaatttttaagttttatttattttcttacatataaagatataaaccgaTTCAAGACTCCGCATAAAGATACTATTTCAACCTTTATATTATTTGGTCAACTTTTGTACTGTTTCATATGACTCTGACGTGACATTTTACCCATAAAAGTAGGCTATTATTGGCAataattggaataaaaaatagaatcttaaagtgttatgtttatgaagcaataatcattttaaaagcaatgttttattatgaatttttgtaacttttaagtttcatttctttttttacattaaaGATATAAATCGATTCTAGACTCTATCCAAATGcactaattcaacttttatattgtttattcaaaatataaatcgGCCTATAAATCCTTTCGAATTTCTCCACTATAAAACCCTGTATCTCTCTAGATCTTTGTCTCTCATACACAATGATCTGCACACTGCGCGggttatatatcatataacattactcgatGAGCATTCACaatggttattttattttattctttaaaatacatctctaaacttcatttttatttatttattttacatattgacttttacaatatattatatatcaacttatctatttttttatatcatttatattttttatatttgcaatatatttttatatacaatgtaatataatttagttctatacacacaaaataaaaatatatatgccaaataaaaattaaaaataaaatcaaaatatgaaaattttggataaaaattatttccactatattttttagaagaaaatgaaatagatgtgttttaaatgatgaacaaaaaaaagaatttacttaAATAGtgaaaatcaaagtaaaagaaaatgaacgagtagatgaaatataaataaaaaaaaaaatgtttacataagagtattagcattggcttcatcaaaaatCTAGctaaatgcaaaatttaatgaattttatcaaaatagggCTGCattattggattagtcaaatagataaatatgaaactttgagctacagtaaatgtataggttttttcaaatttgaaggtctactatttattcatcaaatttattttttatttattttttattcacgtttaatctccaactgtcttgtaataataatataagaatcaaattaaattattaatcaacatatgattagtataattgtaaaatattaaaaaaaagtaaaaatatttttattaaaaaaataatattatattattattttgatgaattcaatggcTAATTTAATGTAGAGTTATGATTAggaaagttttggatttatagaaatcatatactttttatcaaattttagagataattttgatgaagccaatacCAATACTCATAATACATAAGTGTTTGAGAATGCTCTAAAGCATTAAATCATGGACAATGTCTGGCAAGAATAATTTCAACCATAAATCACGAAAGTACCCCCAGATTATGTAAATATCAGTTAAACTAGCCAACTTTTtaactgtaatttttttttaacttcagcTACAGTATCCATCAGATTTGTTGGACactgtaataatttattttatatttcaatgaatataattttatgattttattttctaaaattaggCTGCATCTAATGATCATTGCTCTGATGTAATGTACTCAAGAATTTCAAATAGACCATATAAGAATAAGTAGTCTCCCAAgtgaaattctataaaatatttgaaaaataatacgtAAGACATTGGGTTTGTAAGAATATCGATATTATCGTAATAACTTCTAAAATCAACTTTAGAGAATATTCTTCTGTGTTTGCAACACTTAAAAAATCATCATTGTTTCATTCACTTCGATTGAATATAGCATCTCAATGATTGAAATAAAgactataattattaaaacataaattactataaataagaatacgtttagataaaataataaagatgaCAATTGGATATGTTAATGGTTTACTCAAACAATTACATAATTCAATGTGTGATAGCATTTCTAGCTAAATTTGAACTACAAATTTAGGGAATCTATTGCCAATGCTATcaaaaatagtaatgaaaattatttgtattaatatGTTTGatgggattttgaaaaattagagaaaacttaaaaagttgaataaaaatattataaagtataaatattattagaatatagtttttttaataaaatttttgttttgtaatttgaaaatgttgaattgttttttgtattttatttgaaaatatgataaattgtaatgattaaataaaaaaaaattaaaaatatgaagttaaaaaatatttatatctgtgatgtttgaatattgagatgaaatgaattgagaggaCTTTACTATCAAAACAAACCTAAGAGAGTTAActctataaaatttataattgcttgaataaatttatatatgcctaagaaatattaatttatgtggATGACTACCAACCAAAATAAGTCCCAAAAATTTGGTGGGAAGGTGGAAATACCAAAAAGAATAGCAAGCTCAGATTTCCCTCCTTTTTCAAAAAGTCCTCGAGTCGAGACGATAATCCGCCACGCCACCAAACCAtatttcaaagttcaaacccaaATTTCACCCTTCCCTCTCTCGCTTCTGAATTCAAAAGCCCTATAACAGTTTTCGAAAACCCAAATTTTTGGAGCCAAACAATTTCTACCAAATTTTGGACCCCTCAGAATTCAATCCCCTCAAAACCCTGTTTCTCATTGTCCCCATTTCTTCACAGATATCCCTCACGCAAGACACAGCGTCTGAATTAAATCTTCAATGGAAACCAATGTCGCAAGAATCTTAGAAATCAACACTGCTCCTTCAGATTCTATTGCTTCCCCAGAAATCCTTAATGGGTCTTCACCGTTTCCTCCTGAAATGGTTGTTTCTGAAGAAACCCTTGACGAGTCTTCGCCATCTTTGCTTTCTGAAAGCCCATGCGACCATTCTTTGGCCCCTGCACCAGATCAAAATAGATCTTCTCCAAATTTAGGTAAGAAAGCCCAAGATGACCCGTCTTTCGTCCTTTCGCCAAGAATTCCTTCTGGGACTTCTACAATGTTAACTCCTATTAATGAAACCCTAGACGGGTCTTCACCGGCGAATGAACTGGATGCTCTCGATGGGTCTTCTTCTATGCCTATGCAAGCAGAAATCACTAATGATTATCCCAATTTCTCTATTCGTGGAGATGAAGAAGCCCTAGCAGTTGACCCATTTCCCGCTTCCCCGAATCGCTTATTGG from Juglans regia cultivar Chandler chromosome 2, Walnut 2.0, whole genome shotgun sequence carries:
- the LOC108988697 gene encoding probable ADP-ribosylation factor GTPase-activating protein AGD9 → MASDGYPDKNALFRKLKAKSENKMCFDCNAKNPTWASVTYGIFLCIDCSAVHRSLGVHISFVRSTNLDSWTPEQLKMMTFGGNNRAQVFFKQHGWTDGGKIEAKYTSRAADLYRQILSKEVAKSLAEETGLPSSSVSSESTQAAYGLPDVKTSEAPKENALSRQDVPDTSALPKAPHAVATSTVKKPLGAKKIGKTGLGARKLTMKSSESLYDQKPEEPAIPVSSTNSTPTAGSSFASRFEYLENVQSAENSSSGPHMISHVSPPKSSSFFTDFGMDSGFPKKAGSSSSKVQIQETDEARKKFSNAKSISSAQFFGDQNKATDVDAQASLQKFSGSTAISSSDLFGDRTDHSIDLTNDLINRLSFQAQQDISNLKNIAGETGKKLSSLASNLITDLQDRIL